The Rhododendron vialii isolate Sample 1 chromosome 8a, ASM3025357v1 genome has a window encoding:
- the LOC131298290 gene encoding DELLA protein GAI-like, with amino-acid sequence MKRDRERGQSSSSPSMASAKGKKMWEEDNGGGMDELLAVLGYKVKAEDMADVAQKLEQLEMVMDQEDGISLLSDSVHFNPSDLSGWVQSMLSELNAGQTQQSSTVVDDSSLLISAGGNNSSSSPCFPQPRIFEDNSEYDLSAIPGGAICKQKQSPVLLQNQNNKRIKTNRSDDPVLLPPEICPSSTAARPVVLVDSQETGVRLVHTLIACAEAVQQENLKLADALVKHIRLLAVAQAGAMRKVATYFAEALARRIYNFHPQDLNYTDLLQMHFYETCPYLKFAHFTANQAILEAFEGETRVHVVDFGLKQGMQWPALMQALALRPGGPPKFRLTGIGPPQADNTDALQEVGWKLAQLAETIGVEFEFRGFVVNSLADLNAEILDIRPREVEKVAVNSVFELHQLLARPGSIDKVLDSIKRMRPKIVTVVEQEANHNGSVFVDRFNEALHYYSTMFDSLEGSGLAQANSQDVVMSEVYLGRQICNVVACEGADRVERHETLSQWRARMGAAGFESAHLGSNAFKQASMLLALFGGGDGYRVEEKDGCLMLGWHTRPLIATSAWQLAAGES; translated from the coding sequence atgaagcGAGATCGTGAAAGGGGCCAGAGTTCTTCCTCTCCTTCAATGGCTTCGGCCAAGGGCAAGAAGATGTGGGAGGAGGACAACGGCGGCGGCATGGACGAGCTCTTAGCGGTGTTGGGTTACAAGGTAAAGGCGGAGGACATGGCCGACGTGGCCCAGAAGCTGGAGCAGCTCGAGATGGTCATGGACCAAGAAGACGGGATTTCCCTCTTATCCGATTCAGTTCACTTCAACCCGTCCGATCTTTCCGGGTGGGTCCAGAGCATGCTCTCCGAGCTCAACGCCGGTCAAACCCAGCAGTCGTCCACCGTCGTTGACGACTCCTCCCTGTTAATCTCCGCAGGCGGTAATAACTCATCCTCCTCCCCTTGTTTTCCCCAACCTCGGATTTTCGAAGATAACTCCGAGTACGACTTGAGCGCCATTCCCGGTGGTGCCATCTGTAAACAGAAACAATCGCCGGTGTTATTACAAAACCAGAACAATAAACGGATTAAAACCAACAGATCTGACGACCCTGTGTTACTACCCCCCGAGATTTGTCCCAGTTCGACGGCGGCTCGACCGGTGGTCCTTGTCGACTCGCAGGAAACCGGAGTCCGACTCGTCCACACCTTAATCGCCTGCGCGGAGGCGGTTCAGCAGGAGAACCTCAAGCTCGCTGATGCTCTAGTGAAGCACATCCGGTTACTCGCGGTGGCTCAGGCCGGGGCCATGAGGAAAGTCGCGACCTACTTCGCCGAAGCCCTAGCCCGTCGGATTTACAACTTTCACCCTCAGGATCTGAATTACACCGACCTCCTCCAGATGCACTTCTACGAGACCTGCCCGTACTTGAAATTCGCTCACTTCACGGCCAATCAAGCGATACTTGAAGCCTTCGAAGGAGAAACTAGAGTCCACGTCGTCGATTTCGGTTTGAAGCAGGGGATGCAGTGGCCGGCGTTGATGCAAGCCCTGGCATTACGCCCCGGTGGCCCCCCGAAGTTCCGGCTCACAGGTATCGGCCCGCCGCAGGCGGACAACACCGATGCGTTGCAGGAGGTGGGGTGGAAGCTGGCGCAATTAGCCGAAACTATTGGGGTTGAATTTGAGTTTAGAGGATTCGTAGTGAACAGTTTGGCCGATTTGAACGCTGAGATTTTGGACATACGGCCGAGGGAGGTGGAGAAAGTGGCTGTGAACTCCGTTTTCGAGCTCCATCAGTTGCTGGCCCGGCCCGGTTCGATCGACAAGGTTTTGGATTCGATTAAGAGGATGAGGCCGAAGATCGTTACGGTGGTCGAGCAAGAAGCGAATCACAACGGGAGTGTTTTTGTTGACAGGTTCAACGAGGCGTTGCATTACTACTCGACGATGTTCGACTCGCTGGAGGGGTCCGGGTTGGCTCAGGCGAACAGCCAGGACGTGGTGATGTCGGAGGTGTACCTGGGGCGGCAAATTTGCAACGTGGTGGCGTGCGAGGGGGCGGACCGGGTGGAGCGGCACGAGACGCTGAGCCAGTGGCGGGCCAGGATGGGCGCGGCCGGGTTCGAGTCGGCCCACCTGGGTTCGAACGCGTTCAAGCAGGCGAGCATGTTGCTGGCGCTGTTTGGCGGCGGGGACGGGTACAGGGTGGAGGAGAAAGACGGGTGTTTGATGCTGGGTTGGCACACGAGGCCGCTCATCGCCACCTCGGCCTGGCAACTCGCTGCCGGCGAGTCTTGA